AGGCGGGGCAGGTACGGGGCCAGCCGGAGACGCCCTCTCCGTAGAGCGCTCCGCAGCTCGAACAGTGGGAGTTCGGCGCGGAGTTGTCGGTTGAAAGTTGATTTACGGACACGCCGCGGACTGTATCCGATCATGTGAACGAGGTCCTTCCGGGGGCACCCCCGGACACCGTCGTGACGGAGGGGACGGCCGGAACCACCCCCGTGGGCCCCGGCCGACCCCTCCGCTACGACGACGCACACAGGGCCTGTGCGGTTCTGTGCGACGGCTGCCCAATCCGATGTGACCGTGCCACACTTCTGACGTTCCGTCAGATTGAGCTCTGGAGGGGATGTGGCACACAGCCGTACACCTGTGGTCGCCGGGTGGTTCACGGGGGACACCGAGGACACGGACGGATTCCGGCTGCTGGGCACCCGCTGCTCGGCCTGTGCCTCCGTCTTCTTCCCCCGTGAGGACGTCCACTGCCGCAATCCGGGGTGCCCGGGCGGCGAGTTGGAGGAGGTGCCCCTGTCCCGGCGCGGGCGCGTTTGGTCGTACACCGACAGCCGGTACCGGCCTCCGTCACCGTATGTGACCGATTCGGAACTTCCGTGGGAACCGTACGCGTTGATCGCTGTGGAGCTGGAGTCCGAGCGGATGGTGGTGCTGGGACAGGCGGTTCCCGGGGTCACCGTCGCCGATCTGACGGTGGGTATGGAGGTGGAGGTCGTCCCGGGTGTGCTCCACGAGGACGCGGAGACGACCTGGACGACCTGGCACTGGCGGCCGACGGGGGCGATGAAATGACCGGAGAGGTGGCAGTGCTCGGCGTGGGCATGCATCCCTGGGGCAAGTGGGGGCGCGGCTTCACGGAGTACGGCTCGGCCGCCGCGCGCGCGGCACTCGCCGACGCGGGCGTCGACTGGCGGGACGTCGACTCGGTCGTCGGTGCGGACACCGTGCGCGGCGGCTATCCCGGGTATGTGGCGGGGGCGACCTTCGCCAAGGCGTTGGGCTGGC
This genomic interval from Streptomyces sp. B21-083 contains the following:
- a CDS encoding Zn-ribbon domain-containing OB-fold protein, encoding MVAGWFTGDTEDTDGFRLLGTRCSACASVFFPREDVHCRNPGCPGGELEEVPLSRRGRVWSYTDSRYRPPSPYVTDSELPWEPYALIAVELESERMVVLGQAVPGVTVADLTVGMEVEVVPGVLHEDAETTWTTWHWRPTGAMK